From a single Loigolactobacillus coryniformis subsp. coryniformis KCTC 3167 = DSM 20001 genomic region:
- a CDS encoding MFS transporter, with product MQDTDGLTETKATTVLKRDPVRTVVFASMIGTAIEFFDFYAYGTAAAAYFPKVFFPEVTTTIATLLSLLTFGVAFVARPLGSFVFGHFGDKIGRKRTLVVSLLLMGCSTVLIGLLPSYSTLGLMAVILLCLCRFVQGIGLGGEWSGAALVATENAPKKKRALYGAFPELGAPLGFFLSNGLFFVLESFLSPAQMISFGWRVPFLASAILVLVGFWVREQMQETPLFRLAQEKNEVTKSPLKTVFKTSWRQIIQGTFIVSVTYTLFYTLATWSLTFATTHLGFSNREYLSLLMGAIIVFAVMILVASYYADVWGRRRILMASSAVLVVFALLFPFLLQGQHNVAGVIAFLVIGFVLMGISFGPVGAVLPELFSTKVRYSGAGISYNVAAIVGAAFAPTIATWLADNWGVRSVGIYLGVMAVACFVALATTKETKSVDFTK from the coding sequence ATGCAAGATACAGATGGTTTAACCGAAACAAAAGCAACAACTGTCCTTAAACGTGATCCTGTACGTACGGTCGTTTTTGCGTCAATGATTGGGACAGCAATTGAATTTTTTGATTTTTACGCGTACGGGACTGCGGCAGCGGCGTATTTTCCTAAAGTGTTCTTTCCTGAAGTAACCACTACGATTGCGACTTTACTGAGTTTACTAACATTTGGGGTCGCCTTTGTTGCCCGACCTTTAGGCTCATTCGTTTTTGGTCATTTTGGTGATAAAATTGGGCGCAAACGGACCTTGGTCGTTTCGCTATTGTTGATGGGCTGTTCAACCGTTTTGATTGGCTTGTTACCAAGTTATTCAACATTAGGGTTAATGGCCGTTATTCTATTGTGTCTCTGCCGCTTCGTTCAAGGCATTGGTCTAGGTGGCGAATGGTCCGGGGCTGCTCTGGTGGCTACCGAAAACGCCCCTAAAAAGAAGCGGGCACTGTACGGTGCCTTTCCTGAACTTGGGGCACCATTAGGCTTTTTCTTAAGTAATGGTCTATTCTTCGTGTTGGAATCATTCCTATCACCAGCACAAATGATCAGCTTTGGCTGGCGGGTTCCATTTTTGGCTTCCGCAATCTTAGTTTTAGTTGGTTTCTGGGTTCGTGAACAAATGCAAGAAACGCCATTATTCCGTTTGGCTCAAGAAAAGAACGAAGTTACTAAATCACCATTAAAAACAGTTTTCAAAACGAGCTGGCGCCAAATCATTCAAGGAACGTTTATTGTTTCTGTCACTTATACTTTATTTTATACTTTAGCCACTTGGTCGTTGACCTTTGCCACGACTCATCTCGGCTTTAGTAACCGCGAATACTTATCCTTATTGATGGGTGCGATCATCGTTTTTGCTGTTATGATCTTAGTTGCTTCTTATTATGCTGATGTTTGGGGTCGGCGGCGGATCTTAATGGCGTCGTCAGCGGTTTTAGTTGTCTTTGCGCTATTATTCCCATTCTTATTACAAGGTCAGCATAACGTTGCCGGTGTAATCGCGTTCTTAGTCATTGGTTTTGTTTTGATGGGGATTTCCTTTGGTCCTGTTGGCGCAGTATTGCCAGAATTATTCTCGACCAAGGTGCGCTACTCTGGCGCTGGTATTTCTTATAATGTCGCTGCTATTGTCGGTGCAGCCTTTGCACCAACCATCGCCACTTGGTTAGCCGATAACTGGGGTGTTCGTTCGGTTGGTATCTATCTTGGTGTTATGGCAGTTGCTTGTTTTGTTGCTTTAGCTACGACTAAAGAAACTAAGTCAGTAGATTTTACTAAATAG